The sequence below is a genomic window from Haematobia irritans isolate KBUSLIRL chromosome 3, ASM5000362v1, whole genome shotgun sequence.
taaaattactacaatttatgtatatatacatacaaaaggagactttattaaaaatttacaatctACATCAATCGCTTATCTCTTTTTTTCTTGTAAGAAAATCTTTTGTAATTCAATTTGTTATTTTATCTACTAAAAATCTTAATCTAAACAGTTCTCCATGCTGCTTCTCATTGCCTGCATTAGTaatcatcgtcgtcatcatcatcatcctctcCGGTCGATTGCATCTGTCTGCTCTGCTGCACAGCGGAAGCCGATGCCTGCATACTAATCCATTGTTGTTGCTCTTCTTGGGCTTGTTCCTCACGTGCTTTAGCAAACAATTCTTGTTGTTGCCTTAGCAATTCTTCTTCTGGTATACCCAAATTCTCCAATCTGGTGCTTTGTCGTCTACGTTTGGCCGCCACTTCCTTGCAATCGTTTAAAACGGCCTCAGCTTCTTGTTTGTAATCTCGAAAACCTAGGCGATCTAGCGCTTCTAAAACGTGTTCAGCATTTATGGTTTTCTTATTTCGGACGTTGCAGACTTCATTCGCTTCAGAACTGATAAGATGTATGAACTCCGAGCAGCAATTTAGGAGAAGCTCCCGACTTTCATTGGCCACTCTCACAGATGGAACTAATTCTTTGATAATCTTATTGATACTTGCTCGTGGTAGTGTCAATTCGTCATCCTCAGATGGTGGTGGACATAATTCGTCCTGAGGATTACTCATTTCTATAAAGCTATGTGAATAATTTAAATGATTCAAAAATTGTACTGGAACGGAACTCTTGCGTGAAATTGTTTtccttgtttttataaacaaaaaattgacgCAAGTTTCAATAACATGCCTgtgttataactttgtcatcttCGAACCTAAATATTTGCGTCGACGTCATAAAAGTTAAGATAAATCTGT
It includes:
- the NC2beta gene encoding negative cofactor 2beta; protein product: MSNPQDELCPPPSEDDELTLPRASINKIIKELVPSVRVANESRELLLNCCSEFIHLISSEANEVCNVRNKKTINAEHVLEALDRLGFRDYKQEAEAVLNDCKEVAAKRRRQSTRLENLGIPEEELLRQQQELFAKAREEQAQEEQQQWISMQASASAVQQSRQMQSTGEDDDDDDDDY